The window GGAGTTAGCCATTTTCCACGACGTCGCCAAGGCGCTCACGTCGTCGCTCAACCTCGACTCCATCCTCCAGACGATCATGGCCAAGGTCGCCGAGTACTTCCGGCCCGACACCTGGTCCCTGTTGATGGTGGATGAGGCCGCCGACGAGCTCTATTTCGCCATCGCCGTGGGGGACGCCGCCGACGCCCTCAAGTCCGTCCGGCTCCATATTGGTGAGGGGATCGCCGGATGGGTGGCCAGGAACGGCGAGGCCCTGGTCGTCCCCGACGTTTACAACGACGCCCGTTTCGCCAAGCGCATCGATGAGATGACCAAGTGGCAGACCCGCTCCATCATCTGCATCCCGCTCAAGGCCAAGCAGCGCGTCTTGGGCGTGATCCAGCTCATCAACGTTCCCATGTCCAGCTTCACCGACAGCGAGATGTTCTTCCTGCGCGCCATTTGCGACTACGCCGCCATCGCCATCGATAACGCGCGCTCCGTCGAACGCATCCAGGAACTCACCATCACCGACGACTGCACCGGCCTTTACAATGCGCGCCATCTCTACAAGACGCTCGAGGCCGAGGTCTATCGCTCCGCCCGCTTCAGCTACGAATTCACCGTCCTGTTCGTCGACCTCGACCACTTTAAGCTGGTCAACGACACTCACGGACACCTGATCGGCAGCAAACTGCTCAACGAGATCGGCTACACCATCAAGAGCCACCTGCGCCTGATTGACTACGCCTTCCGTTACGGTGGCGATGAGTTCGTCGTCCTGCTGCCGCAGACCGGCAAGGATTCGGGCCTGGTCGTCGCCCGCCGCCTGCTCGACTCCTTCCGCAACAGCCGGTTCCTGAAAGACGAAGCGCTGAACCTGAACGTCCGCGCCTCCATCGGCCTCGCCGCCTATCCCGACGATGCCAAGAGCGCCCACGAGATCATCCGCCAGGCCGACGAGATGATGTACGAAGTCAAGAACTCCACCCGCGACAACATCGCCATCGCCCAACGCGGCCTTTTGCGCTAGCCCCTCCTGTCTGTCATCCCGAGCGTAGTCGAGGGACCCCTACTCCCACGCGACTCTTCACGTTCTGTCATCCCGAGCGCAGTCGAGCACCAGTCCGGGATGGCATTCTGGGTGAAGAGCACCAGCGCGCGCAGCGCGCAATAGAACGTAGCCCCCGGCGCAAGCCGGGGGTAAGCTGCCGCCGAT of the Candidatus Binatia bacterium genome contains:
- a CDS encoding sensor domain-containing diguanylate cyclase, which codes for MSDADAPATDRMRHSQELAIFHDVAKALTSSLNLDSILQTIMAKVAEYFRPDTWSLLMVDEAADELYFAIAVGDAADALKSVRLHIGEGIAGWVARNGEALVVPDVYNDARFAKRIDEMTKWQTRSIICIPLKAKQRVLGVIQLINVPMSSFTDSEMFFLRAICDYAAIAIDNARSVERIQELTITDDCTGLYNARHLYKTLEAEVYRSARFSYEFTVLFVDLDHFKLVNDTHGHLIGSKLLNEIGYTIKSHLRLIDYAFRYGGDEFVVLLPQTGKDSGLVVARRLLDSFRNSRFLKDEALNLNVRASIGLAAYPDDAKSAHEIIRQADEMMYEVKNSTRDNIAIAQRGLLR